From a region of the Phenylobacterium koreense genome:
- a CDS encoding TonB-dependent receptor, giving the protein MPIQIRRRGLRAALLAGAAVAIVAGPACADEAADATALDEVVVTAQKRATNVQDTPIAISAIGDKALEARHVQSIEDLGDGALPSLRVAPFFVRKSALTIGMRGIGALGDANQPARDQAVGVYIDGVYMGRAQGLGSALYDVERIEVLKGPQGTLFGRNTEGGAISIVTKAPTGVFGMNTTVGVGNFGAYTASTHINLPEFHDVAVKIDGLVSKRDGTIKNPSTSGEEDFNSFDKRGTSLTARWRPSDAFSATYAFDNSYDGSTPYYVQLESAGSLPLAPATPLQPDRVKEASIGVPLQLSEGFTFGHRLNLDWRLSDNLQFKSISSYRKLKQTQYDNGALMLSVFAPNGPFARYSLAKVWQDQYSQEFQLIGHTSQLEYVAGAFYYEESVNDNAQTPNTMRWNGDGTGYTTLPLDLRSVPLDRKSNVKTTSYGVFGQGTWTPEILDDALHLTLGGRLTHDAKQGSLDTVNGKLPSYVDPNGNVITGVIPLDESWSHFDPLVVLAYDVTQDVALYGRWSTGYKAGGANSRSLTYRAFDPEVVHMFEVGAKMEFWDRRARLNLAAYSGEIKDAQVDFSVLIPGNNRGTLETTNAATGKTKGFEADFALAPVDGLTLTGSYAYTDVKLSEAFNPFTGANSIIYPLYTPKNAASVAVDYERPFMAATLRAHLDANYADEQITSTTDPTPSDSSFIVNGRLALTDIPLNNGTAMQVALWSRNLTNESYAFLRNYSSALGTFLIYNEPRTYGVEVNVKF; this is encoded by the coding sequence ATGCCGATTCAAATCCGCCGCCGCGGCCTGCGCGCGGCCCTGCTAGCCGGCGCCGCGGTCGCCATCGTTGCGGGCCCGGCCTGCGCTGACGAAGCGGCCGACGCCACCGCCCTGGACGAGGTGGTCGTCACCGCCCAGAAGCGAGCGACCAACGTGCAGGATACCCCGATTGCAATCTCGGCGATCGGCGACAAGGCTCTGGAAGCCCGCCACGTCCAGTCGATCGAGGATCTGGGCGACGGCGCCCTGCCGTCGCTGCGGGTCGCTCCCTTCTTCGTGCGCAAGTCGGCCCTGACCATCGGCATGCGGGGCATCGGCGCGCTGGGCGACGCCAACCAGCCGGCCCGCGACCAGGCTGTCGGCGTCTATATCGACGGGGTCTATATGGGGCGCGCCCAAGGCCTTGGTTCGGCGCTCTACGATGTCGAGCGCATCGAAGTGCTGAAGGGACCGCAAGGCACCCTGTTCGGCCGCAACACCGAGGGCGGCGCGATCAGCATCGTCACCAAGGCCCCGACCGGCGTGTTCGGGATGAACACCACGGTCGGCGTCGGCAACTTCGGCGCCTACACGGCGTCGACCCACATCAACCTGCCGGAGTTCCACGACGTGGCCGTCAAGATCGATGGCCTGGTCAGCAAGCGCGACGGCACCATCAAGAACCCGAGCACCTCGGGCGAGGAAGACTTCAACTCCTTCGACAAGCGTGGGACCAGCCTGACCGCCCGCTGGCGGCCGAGCGACGCGTTCAGCGCCACCTACGCCTTCGACAATTCCTATGACGGCTCGACACCCTACTACGTGCAACTGGAGTCCGCCGGCTCGTTGCCGCTCGCCCCGGCGACGCCGCTGCAGCCTGACCGCGTCAAGGAGGCCAGCATCGGCGTCCCGCTGCAGCTCAGCGAAGGCTTCACCTTCGGCCACCGCCTGAACCTCGACTGGCGACTCTCCGACAACCTGCAATTCAAGTCGATCAGCTCGTATCGCAAGCTGAAGCAGACCCAGTACGACAACGGTGCGCTGATGCTGTCGGTGTTCGCGCCCAACGGCCCCTTCGCCCGCTACAGCCTCGCGAAGGTCTGGCAGGACCAGTACAGCCAGGAATTCCAGCTCATCGGCCACACCTCACAGCTCGAATACGTCGCCGGCGCCTTCTATTACGAGGAGTCTGTCAACGATAACGCCCAGACCCCGAACACCATGCGGTGGAACGGCGACGGTACCGGCTACACGACTCTGCCGCTCGACCTCAGGTCCGTGCCGCTCGACCGCAAGAGCAATGTTAAGACGACCAGCTACGGCGTCTTCGGCCAAGGGACCTGGACCCCCGAGATCCTCGACGACGCCCTGCACCTGACGCTGGGCGGCCGCCTGACCCACGACGCGAAACAAGGCTCGCTCGACACCGTCAACGGCAAGCTGCCGAGCTATGTCGATCCGAATGGAAACGTCATCACCGGGGTGATCCCGCTGGACGAGTCGTGGAGCCACTTCGACCCGCTGGTCGTGCTCGCCTACGACGTCACCCAGGACGTCGCCCTCTATGGCCGCTGGAGCACCGGCTACAAGGCCGGCGGCGCCAACTCGCGCTCGCTGACCTACCGCGCCTTCGACCCCGAGGTCGTCCACATGTTCGAAGTGGGCGCGAAGATGGAGTTCTGGGATCGCCGCGCCCGCCTGAACCTCGCCGCCTACTCCGGCGAGATCAAGGACGCCCAGGTCGACTTCAGCGTCCTCATCCCGGGCAACAACCGAGGCACGCTGGAAACCACCAACGCCGCCACCGGCAAGACCAAGGGCTTCGAGGCCGACTTCGCCCTGGCGCCGGTCGATGGCCTGACCCTCACCGGCAGCTACGCCTACACCGACGTGAAGCTGTCGGAGGCCTTCAACCCATTCACCGGCGCCAACTCGATCATATACCCGCTCTACACGCCCAAGAACGCCGCAAGCGTGGCGGTAGACTATGAGCGGCCGTTCATGGCCGCCACCCTGCGCGCCCACCTCGACGCCAACTACGCCGACGAGCAGATCACCAGCACGACGGATCCGACACCGAGCGACTCCTCGTTCATCGTCAACGGCCGTCTCGCCCTGACCGACATCCCGCTGAATAACGGCACGGCGATGCAGGTGGCCCTGTGGTCGCGGAACCTGACCAACGAGTCCTACGCCTTCCTGCGGAACTACAGCTCCGCGCTTGGGACCTTCCTCATCTACAACGAGCCGCGGACCTACGGCGTCGAAGTCAACGTCAAATTCTGA
- a CDS encoding TetR/AcrR family transcriptional regulator — protein MALPRNGEGASLALEHVLAEWTGPARPLALLYQEALTTEAADDWIGLWRDFWLRLAKAFGLSEAQGRLLHVFFESEALYHLSRWSPALERAALAEMAGHFAAAWLGASPRPALGLTALAEMSAGARPHGSLTPAALQIAEAAAEVVEVVGLPGLTHRAVAHKAGLTTGAVTHHFRTVDDLVAGAIRGQVQAIGQEADTSLTPVDDIRSVELFLEATRRHAVNEAAANPSRRRRRLFLATVRRPELASAGAVIRFSHGGTMRQVLERTTGQPAEQLTLPAGVLSRLLSALWVAAAGDPDPQATRIAIIEHLLSAAPWSRQP, from the coding sequence ATGGCGCTGCCGCGCAACGGCGAAGGCGCGAGCCTGGCCCTGGAGCACGTGCTGGCGGAATGGACCGGCCCGGCCCGACCGCTCGCCCTGCTCTACCAGGAAGCGCTGACCACCGAGGCGGCGGACGACTGGATCGGGCTATGGCGCGATTTCTGGCTACGCCTGGCGAAGGCCTTCGGCCTGTCCGAGGCGCAGGGGCGACTGCTGCATGTGTTCTTCGAATCCGAGGCGCTCTACCATCTGTCGCGGTGGTCGCCCGCACTGGAGCGCGCGGCCCTGGCCGAAATGGCCGGTCATTTCGCTGCTGCCTGGCTGGGCGCGTCGCCGCGCCCGGCTCTCGGCCTGACCGCGCTGGCCGAGATGTCCGCCGGAGCTCGGCCACACGGCTCGCTGACCCCGGCCGCCCTGCAGATCGCCGAGGCGGCGGCCGAGGTCGTGGAGGTCGTCGGGCTGCCGGGCCTGACCCACCGTGCGGTCGCCCATAAGGCCGGCCTCACCACCGGCGCGGTGACCCACCATTTCCGCACCGTCGATGACCTAGTCGCCGGGGCCATCCGCGGCCAGGTGCAGGCCATCGGCCAGGAGGCCGACACGAGCCTGACCCCGGTGGACGACATCCGCAGCGTCGAACTGTTCCTCGAAGCGACCCGCCGGCACGCCGTCAACGAAGCCGCGGCCAATCCGTCGCGCCGACGGCGACGGCTGTTCCTGGCCACGGTTCGCCGACCGGAGCTGGCCAGCGCCGGCGCCGTCATCCGCTTCTCGCACGGCGGCACGATGCGCCAGGTTCTGGAGCGCACCACCGGCCAACCGGCCGAGCAGCTGACCTTGCCCGCCGGCGTGCTCTCGCGACTGTTGTCGGCCCTTTGGGTCGCTGCGGCCGGCGATCCGGATCCCCAGGCCACGCGGATCGCGATCATCGAGCATCTGCTCAGCGCCGCCCCATGGTCGCGACAGCCCTGA
- a CDS encoding alpha/beta fold hydrolase yields the protein MSYVTTKDGVEIFYKDWGPKSARPVVFHHGWPLSADDWDAQMLFFLSKGFRVVAHDRRGHGRSSQVSDGHDMDHYAADVAAVTEHLDLRDAIHVGHSTGGGEATRYVARHGKDRVAKLVLVGAVPPIMAQTESNPGGIPVSVFDEFRKSIAANRSQYFLDVPAGPFYGFNRPGVKTIPGAVQNWWRQAMMGGAKAHHDGVKAFSETDFTEDLKAIDAPTLILHGDDDQIVPIDISARRSATLLKNGKLKVYEGLPHGMLTTHADILNADILAFIGE from the coding sequence ATGAGCTACGTCACGACCAAGGACGGCGTCGAGATCTTCTACAAGGACTGGGGCCCCAAGAGCGCCCGGCCCGTGGTCTTCCACCATGGCTGGCCCCTGAGCGCCGACGACTGGGACGCCCAGATGCTGTTCTTCCTTTCGAAGGGCTTCCGCGTCGTCGCCCATGATCGCCGCGGCCATGGCCGCTCGAGCCAGGTCAGCGACGGTCACGACATGGACCACTATGCCGCCGACGTCGCCGCGGTGACCGAGCACCTTGATCTGCGCGATGCGATCCATGTCGGACATTCGACCGGCGGCGGCGAAGCCACCCGCTATGTCGCGCGTCACGGCAAGGACCGCGTGGCCAAACTGGTGCTGGTCGGGGCCGTTCCGCCGATCATGGCCCAAACCGAGAGCAATCCCGGCGGGATCCCGGTCTCGGTGTTCGACGAGTTCCGCAAAAGCATCGCCGCCAATCGCTCGCAATACTTCCTCGATGTGCCTGCCGGCCCGTTCTACGGCTTCAATCGCCCGGGCGTGAAGACGATCCCAGGCGCGGTGCAGAACTGGTGGCGCCAAGCCATGATGGGCGGCGCGAAGGCCCATCATGACGGCGTGAAGGCTTTCTCCGAAACGGACTTCACCGAAGACCTGAAAGCCATCGACGCTCCCACGCTCATCCTGCATGGCGACGACGACCAGATCGTACCGATCGACATCAGCGCCCGCCGTTCGGCGACACTTCTGAAGAACGGCAAGCTGAAGGTCTACGAAGGCCTGCCGCACGGCATGCTGACGACCCATGCCGACATCCTGAACGCGGACATCCTCGCCTTCATCGGCGAATAA
- a CDS encoding nitric-oxide reductase large subunit, whose translation MGEYRGYWWTLIVILTVTFGILGFAGVEVYRQAPPIPERVVTDTGAPVMTGDDILQGQSAWQSAGGMQVGSIWGHGAYQAPDWSADWLHRELVAWLELAAREQHGRPFDALSEEQKAALTYQLKREYRRNSLQSGTLVLSERRAKAIEQTASHYEQLFGDAPALRAMRDNYAMKENTLADPARREALTHFLFWTAWAAATERPGMVATYTNNWPPEPLIGNHPTTENVLWSLACVVILIAGIGGLIWGWSFLRRHDETPVAPLASDPLGGGALTPSQRALGKYVFLVLALFIFQVFIGGLTAHYTIEGQGFYGVDLSQILPYSLARTWHLQSAVLWIATAFLATGLFLAPLINGGADPRYQKLGVDVLFWALILVVVGAFAGNYLAIAQLMPPQWNFWFGHQGYEFLDLGRVWQLALFGGLCFWLVLMLRAMVPAIRVGGDKNLLALLCVSTVAIGLFYGSGLFYGERSNITVMEYWRWWVVHLWVEGIFEVFATAALAFVFAALGLVSRRTATAASLASASLFMIGGVPGTFHHLYFSGTTTPIMAIGAAFSALEVVPLAVLGYEAWERWSYRRTAPWMQDLRWPLAFFVAVAFWNMLGAGVFGFMINTPVALFYLQGLNTTAVHAHAALFGVYGFLALGFTFMVLRYIRPQVQLNEGLMRVGFWALNGGLVLMIFTSLLPVGMFQFQASVSTGMWYARSDAFLQQGFLETLRWIRTFGDVVFICGAVALAWQAVVLGLWGRGRGDVSPAPKPAASPAE comes from the coding sequence ATGGGCGAGTACCGCGGCTACTGGTGGACACTCATCGTCATTCTGACGGTGACTTTCGGAATTCTCGGTTTCGCGGGCGTTGAGGTCTATCGGCAGGCGCCGCCGATCCCCGAGCGGGTCGTCACCGACACGGGCGCGCCAGTCATGACCGGCGACGACATCCTCCAGGGCCAGTCCGCCTGGCAGAGCGCTGGCGGGATGCAGGTCGGTTCGATCTGGGGACATGGGGCCTATCAGGCGCCCGACTGGTCCGCCGACTGGCTGCACCGCGAACTCGTCGCTTGGCTGGAACTCGCCGCACGCGAGCAGCACGGCAGGCCGTTCGACGCCCTTTCGGAGGAACAGAAGGCGGCGCTGACCTACCAGCTCAAGCGCGAGTATCGGCGCAACAGCCTCCAGTCCGGGACGCTCGTGCTGTCCGAACGCCGCGCCAAGGCGATCGAGCAGACCGCGAGCCACTACGAACAGCTCTTCGGCGACGCCCCCGCGCTGCGCGCGATGCGCGACAACTACGCGATGAAGGAGAACACGCTGGCCGATCCCGCGCGGCGGGAGGCCTTGACCCATTTCCTCTTCTGGACGGCCTGGGCGGCGGCGACCGAGCGCCCGGGCATGGTGGCGACCTACACGAACAACTGGCCGCCCGAGCCGCTGATCGGCAATCACCCGACCACCGAGAACGTGCTCTGGTCGCTGGCCTGCGTGGTCATCCTGATCGCCGGGATCGGCGGGCTGATCTGGGGCTGGTCGTTCCTGCGCCGCCACGACGAGACGCCGGTGGCGCCGCTGGCGAGCGATCCGCTTGGCGGCGGCGCGCTGACGCCATCCCAGCGCGCGCTCGGCAAGTACGTGTTCCTGGTCCTGGCGCTGTTCATCTTCCAGGTGTTCATCGGCGGGCTCACTGCGCACTACACCATTGAAGGCCAGGGCTTCTATGGCGTCGATCTGTCTCAGATCCTGCCCTACTCGCTCGCGCGGACCTGGCATCTGCAGAGCGCCGTCCTGTGGATCGCGACGGCGTTCCTGGCGACTGGCCTCTTTCTTGCGCCGCTGATCAATGGGGGCGCCGATCCGCGCTATCAGAAACTCGGCGTGGACGTGCTTTTCTGGGCGCTGATCCTGGTGGTCGTGGGTGCGTTCGCCGGCAACTATCTCGCCATCGCCCAGCTTATGCCGCCGCAGTGGAACTTCTGGTTCGGCCATCAGGGATACGAGTTCCTCGACCTTGGCCGGGTCTGGCAGTTGGCGCTGTTCGGCGGGCTCTGCTTCTGGCTCGTTCTCATGCTGCGGGCCATGGTTCCCGCCATCCGCGTCGGCGGCGACAAGAACCTGCTGGCTCTCCTGTGCGTCTCCACCGTGGCGATCGGGCTCTTCTACGGCTCGGGACTCTTCTACGGAGAGCGCAGCAACATCACGGTGATGGAGTACTGGCGCTGGTGGGTGGTGCACCTGTGGGTTGAGGGCATCTTCGAGGTGTTTGCGACCGCCGCGCTCGCCTTCGTCTTCGCCGCCCTGGGGCTCGTCTCTCGGCGCACGGCGACCGCGGCGAGCCTGGCTTCGGCCTCGCTGTTCATGATCGGCGGCGTGCCCGGCACCTTCCACCATCTCTACTTCTCCGGCACCACGACCCCGATCATGGCCATCGGAGCGGCGTTCAGCGCGCTCGAAGTCGTGCCCCTGGCCGTGCTGGGCTATGAGGCCTGGGAACGCTGGAGCTATCGACGGACCGCGCCCTGGATGCAGGACCTGCGCTGGCCACTGGCGTTCTTCGTCGCCGTGGCGTTCTGGAACATGCTGGGCGCCGGGGTCTTCGGCTTCATGATCAACACACCGGTGGCGCTCTTCTATCTCCAGGGGCTCAACACCACCGCGGTGCACGCGCACGCGGCGCTGTTCGGAGTCTATGGCTTCCTGGCGCTGGGCTTCACCTTCATGGTGCTCCGCTACATCCGCCCGCAGGTTCAGTTGAACGAGGGGCTGATGCGCGTCGGGTTCTGGGCGCTCAACGGCGGGCTGGTGCTGATGATCTTCACCAGCCTGCTGCCGGTCGGGATGTTCCAGTTCCAGGCGAGCGTAAGCACCGGCATGTGGTATGCGCGCAGCGACGCCTTCCTGCAGCAGGGTTTCCTGGAAACCCTTAGGTGGATCCGGACTTTCGGCGACGTGGTTTTCATCTGCGGCGCCGTCGCTCTGGCATGGCAGGCCGTGGTGCTGGGCCTCTGGGGCCGAGGCCGCGGAGACGTATCGCCGGCGCCGAAGCCCGCGGCTTCTCCAGCGGAATAG
- a CDS encoding glutathione S-transferase family protein codes for MATITFHSMADSAYLWTAMQAADEKGVDYELVPLELGSPEHLALNPFGKMPVLQHGDVVLYETLAITHYIDRAFAGPSLQPADPLGQAEVLRWISIVNAYVFPTMNRFMKERLVRPAWGFPSDEAFLAGAQAPLGLQMRLIGEAVADGRYLAGPEFTLADSFLFPHLLFFGRTPEGAALLARNPAAADWLARMQSRPSYAKSPMSQSFEMFQHIAVPTTMLWEPE; via the coding sequence GTGGCCACAATCACCTTTCATTCTATGGCCGACAGCGCCTACCTCTGGACGGCGATGCAGGCCGCCGACGAGAAGGGCGTGGACTATGAGCTGGTTCCCCTGGAGCTGGGCTCGCCCGAGCATCTCGCCCTGAACCCGTTCGGCAAGATGCCCGTGCTCCAGCACGGCGATGTCGTCCTCTATGAGACGCTGGCGATAACCCACTATATCGACCGCGCGTTCGCCGGCCCGTCGCTGCAGCCGGCCGATCCGCTGGGCCAGGCCGAGGTCCTGCGTTGGATCAGCATCGTGAACGCCTACGTCTTCCCGACCATGAACCGCTTCATGAAGGAGCGCCTTGTGCGGCCGGCCTGGGGATTCCCGTCGGACGAGGCGTTCCTGGCCGGCGCCCAAGCGCCGCTGGGCCTGCAGATGCGCCTGATCGGCGAGGCGGTCGCGGACGGCCGCTACCTGGCTGGTCCGGAGTTCACCCTGGCCGACAGCTTCCTGTTCCCGCACCTGCTCTTCTTCGGCCGCACTCCGGAGGGGGCCGCGCTCCTCGCACGCAACCCGGCGGCCGCCGACTGGCTCGCCCGAATGCAGTCGCGCCCGAGCTACGCCAAGAGCCCCATGAGCCAGTCATTCGAGATGTTCCAGCATATCGCCGTCCCCACCACGATGCTCTGGGAGCCGGAATAA
- a CDS encoding Na/Pi cotransporter family protein encodes MPTVISVLGGVGLFLLGMSVMTGGLKALAGTKLRATLGKAAATPLSGTFWGAFITLLVQSSSATTMTTIGLVSAGLLTFAQGLALVFGANIGTTGTGWLIALIGVRVSLTAAALPMIFAGALLTLLGRGRVSAAGSALAGFALVLFGLTTLQQGMSGLAEQLHPADLPAVYGAGVSWWSSLLGVLALIVTGLAMTAVMQSSTAAIAVTLSAHFAGAVGLDQACALIIGQNIGTATSSALAAIGASSTAKRLALAYVLFKLIAAVIALALFPITTPLLLQAAKGVDGVTLLAGYHTAYNVIGVAVLLPLIDRFTAIVERILPERGSPLTRCLDRAALATPIAAEEAVRRTVARSLGAMCGSIDGAITTGADIARLERASDALRQAREFMSEASGPPDSDEEEDRLTRTLYALDYTSRLAEVASEAGQLAPASGGPDDLRARELCGEAMRNAALVADEIGTLPGDADQAVPIGEAAAAQAMTQLEHCAGALRDLQKTHRQQVLGSVASGAMSADGAIARVDAVRRLEALAYNAWRSAAHLVEHD; translated from the coding sequence GTGCCAACGGTGATTTCGGTTCTCGGCGGCGTCGGCCTGTTCCTTCTCGGCATGAGCGTCATGACCGGGGGATTGAAGGCCCTGGCCGGGACTAAGCTGCGCGCGACCCTGGGCAAGGCGGCGGCGACCCCGCTGTCGGGCACCTTCTGGGGCGCCTTCATCACATTGCTGGTGCAGTCGTCGAGCGCCACGACGATGACCACCATCGGCCTGGTGAGCGCCGGGCTGCTGACCTTCGCCCAGGGCCTGGCTCTGGTCTTCGGGGCCAACATCGGCACGACGGGAACGGGATGGCTCATCGCCTTGATCGGCGTGCGCGTCTCGCTGACGGCGGCCGCCCTGCCGATGATCTTCGCGGGCGCCCTGCTCACGCTCCTGGGCCGCGGTCGGGTGTCGGCGGCGGGATCGGCGCTGGCCGGCTTCGCCCTCGTGCTGTTCGGGCTGACCACCTTGCAGCAGGGGATGAGCGGACTGGCCGAGCAACTTCACCCCGCCGACCTGCCGGCCGTCTACGGCGCGGGCGTCAGTTGGTGGTCGAGCCTGCTGGGCGTGCTGGCCCTGATCGTGACCGGCCTTGCAATGACGGCGGTGATGCAGTCGTCGACCGCGGCCATCGCGGTGACCCTCTCGGCCCACTTTGCAGGCGCGGTCGGGCTCGACCAGGCCTGCGCGCTGATCATCGGCCAGAACATCGGCACCGCGACGAGTTCGGCCCTCGCGGCGATCGGCGCCAGCAGCACCGCCAAGCGCCTGGCGCTGGCCTATGTGCTCTTCAAGCTGATCGCCGCGGTGATCGCCCTGGCGCTGTTTCCGATCACCACGCCCCTGCTCCTGCAAGCCGCGAAAGGGGTCGATGGCGTCACCCTGCTGGCGGGTTATCACACGGCCTATAACGTCATCGGCGTTGCTGTGCTTTTGCCGCTCATCGACAGGTTTACTGCGATTGTCGAGAGAATCCTGCCGGAACGAGGCTCGCCGCTGACCAGGTGCCTCGACCGAGCGGCGCTGGCGACGCCGATTGCGGCCGAGGAAGCCGTCCGCCGCACGGTCGCCCGTTCGCTCGGCGCAATGTGCGGATCGATCGACGGAGCCATCACCACCGGAGCGGATATCGCCCGGCTCGAGAGGGCCAGCGACGCCCTTCGCCAGGCTAGGGAGTTCATGTCGGAGGCGAGCGGCCCGCCGGACTCGGACGAGGAGGAGGACCGCCTCACGCGCACCCTCTATGCTCTGGACTACACGTCTCGCCTGGCCGAGGTCGCGAGCGAGGCCGGCCAACTGGCGCCGGCCTCTGGCGGGCCGGACGACCTGCGCGCCAGGGAGCTCTGCGGCGAGGCGATGCGGAACGCCGCCCTCGTGGCCGACGAAATCGGGACCCTGCCGGGCGACGCCGATCAGGCCGTCCCGATCGGCGAGGCCGCCGCCGCGCAGGCCATGACCCAACTCGAGCATTGCGCAGGCGCGCTGCGCGACCTGCAGAAAACACACCGCCAGCAGGTGCTCGGCTCGGTCGCCAGCGGCGCGATGAGCGCGGACGGGGCGATCGCCCGGGTCGACGCGGTCAGGCGCCTCGAAGCCCTCGCCTACAACGCCTGGCGCTCAGCCGCGCACCTGGTCGAGCACGACTGA
- a CDS encoding ABC transporter ATP-binding protein: MTRPQHQVHDFAYRIEGLTKVYGDGPAAVHALRGVDLTIPAGEIVVLLGPSGSGKSTLLNIIGGLDRGTDGKVWFGDQELSAMSDSELTRYRRDNVGFVFQFYNLMPSLTARENVELATEIAEDPMPPDEALALVGLRERIDHFPAQLSGGEQQRVAIARAVAKRPNILFCDEPTGALDSVTGRAVLKTLKDVNETLGSTVMIVTHAAATAGMAHRVIYFADGGISRIEENATRLTPDEIEW, from the coding sequence ATGACCCGGCCGCAGCATCAGGTTCACGACTTCGCTTACCGCATCGAAGGCCTCACCAAGGTCTATGGCGATGGGCCGGCCGCGGTTCATGCGTTGCGCGGCGTCGACCTGACCATCCCGGCCGGCGAGATCGTCGTCCTGCTCGGCCCGTCGGGCAGCGGCAAGTCCACCCTGCTGAACATCATCGGCGGACTGGACCGGGGGACCGACGGCAAGGTCTGGTTCGGCGACCAGGAGCTGAGCGCGATGAGCGACAGCGAACTGACCCGCTATCGCCGCGACAATGTCGGCTTCGTGTTCCAATTCTACAACCTGATGCCGAGCCTCACGGCGCGCGAGAACGTCGAGCTCGCGACCGAGATCGCCGAGGATCCGATGCCCCCCGACGAGGCCCTGGCGTTGGTCGGCCTGCGCGAGCGGATCGACCATTTCCCAGCCCAGCTCTCAGGCGGCGAACAGCAGCGTGTCGCCATCGCGCGGGCGGTCGCCAAGCGCCCGAACATCCTGTTCTGCGACGAACCCACCGGCGCTCTGGACAGCGTGACGGGTCGCGCGGTGCTGAAGACTCTGAAGGACGTCAACGAGACCCTGGGCTCCACCGTCATGATCGTTACGCACGCCGCAGCGACGGCTGGCATGGCGCACCGGGTCATCTACTTCGCCGATGGCGGGATCTCGCGGATCGAGGAAAACGCGACCCGCCTGACGCCCGACGAGATCGAGTGGTGA